From one Luteipulveratus mongoliensis genomic stretch:
- the pepN gene encoding aminopeptidase N: MTANINLTHAECRQRATTVAVEGYRIEIDLAQAADADVKTFRSTSTITFTATTASTWIDLIADRVVSVTLNGQALDPASYDGARLPVSGLAERNELVVEADCVFSRDGQGLHRFTDPVDGKTYLYTHFEPTDARRLYANFEQPDLKAAFTFVITAPQDWQIVSGQAEESRTSTGDLATVTFEPTPRQSTYITAIAAGPYHRATDTWSIARADGSTQEVALGALCRQSMAEYFEAESIFEVTKQGLDFFDREFGYPYPWGKYDSIFVPEYNLGAMENPGLVTFTENYIHRGAATRAQKESRAEVILHEMSHMWFGDLVTPRWWDGLWLKESFADLMGYHVCEAATEFKDAWTTFASGRKPWAYRQDQLPTTHPIVATIDDLEAARQNFDGITYAKGASALKQLMAYVGRDAFFAGAREYFVQHAFDSTELDDLLGCLERSSGRDLKTWSRVWLETAGTSELTPVVDVDSEGRISRLTVQQVATDPLTGEAVSRPHRLVIGLYDVVDGSLRRTKAIETDISGDATEIPEAVGVSATLVLINDDDLSYAKVRLDATSLKTAHEHLATIESPLSRALVWTSLWNATRDAVLPAADFLDIVTAQASREPDSALMGTVLTNAKSAIESYLPVAQRDAARTRLVETCAAGLAAAAPESDAQLIWARHLTYAASTSSDGVDAVRGLLDGSAAPDGLSVDADLRWNAWASLAAQDAATAQELSGALAADDTMTGRTAYVLALASRPTADAKAAAWDKATTDDTVTNDHLRSLVQGFNHASGDPAPEYVERYFASIGDWWGSRTMVMASILARGLFPGGSLSEGQDPAEHPVVRQAQGWLEQHPDAPKALRRIVIELLDDLQRNLRAQATAPSLVE; encoded by the coding sequence GTGACTGCGAACATCAACCTCACTCACGCCGAGTGCCGACAGCGCGCGACCACCGTCGCCGTCGAGGGCTACCGGATCGAGATCGACCTTGCTCAGGCTGCCGACGCGGACGTCAAGACGTTCCGCTCGACCAGCACCATCACCTTCACGGCAACGACTGCCAGCACCTGGATCGACCTGATCGCCGACCGTGTCGTCAGCGTGACGCTCAACGGCCAGGCCCTGGATCCGGCGTCGTACGACGGTGCCCGGCTCCCCGTGAGCGGGCTGGCTGAGCGCAATGAGCTGGTCGTCGAAGCGGACTGCGTGTTCAGTCGTGACGGGCAGGGTCTGCACCGCTTCACGGACCCGGTGGATGGCAAGACCTACCTCTACACGCACTTCGAGCCGACCGACGCCCGCCGGCTCTACGCCAACTTCGAGCAGCCCGACCTGAAGGCCGCGTTCACGTTCGTGATCACAGCGCCGCAGGACTGGCAGATCGTGTCCGGCCAGGCCGAGGAGTCGCGTACGAGCACCGGTGATCTCGCCACGGTGACCTTCGAGCCGACGCCCCGGCAGTCGACGTACATCACGGCGATCGCGGCTGGTCCCTACCACCGCGCGACGGACACCTGGTCGATCGCGCGCGCGGATGGCTCGACACAGGAGGTCGCGCTCGGCGCGCTGTGCCGCCAGTCGATGGCTGAGTACTTCGAGGCGGAGTCGATCTTCGAGGTCACCAAGCAGGGTCTGGACTTCTTCGACCGTGAGTTCGGCTACCCCTACCCGTGGGGCAAGTACGACTCGATCTTCGTGCCCGAGTACAACCTCGGCGCGATGGAGAACCCGGGCCTGGTCACCTTCACCGAGAACTACATCCATCGTGGAGCGGCGACCCGCGCGCAGAAGGAGTCGCGCGCCGAGGTGATCCTGCACGAGATGTCGCACATGTGGTTCGGCGACCTCGTGACGCCGCGCTGGTGGGACGGGCTGTGGCTCAAGGAGTCCTTCGCCGACCTCATGGGCTACCACGTGTGCGAGGCCGCGACCGAGTTCAAGGACGCGTGGACGACCTTCGCGAGCGGTCGCAAGCCGTGGGCCTACCGCCAGGACCAGCTGCCCACCACGCACCCGATCGTCGCCACCATCGACGACCTCGAGGCCGCTCGCCAGAACTTCGACGGCATCACCTACGCCAAGGGCGCCTCCGCGCTCAAGCAGCTGATGGCGTACGTCGGGCGCGACGCGTTCTTCGCCGGCGCGCGCGAGTACTTCGTCCAACATGCCTTCGACAGCACTGAGCTCGACGACCTGCTCGGCTGCCTGGAGCGCTCGTCCGGACGGGACCTCAAGACATGGTCGCGGGTGTGGCTGGAGACGGCCGGTACGTCGGAGCTCACCCCTGTGGTCGACGTCGACTCCGAGGGCCGCATCAGCCGACTCACGGTCCAGCAGGTCGCCACGGATCCCCTTACGGGAGAAGCCGTTTCGCGGCCACACCGCCTCGTGATCGGCCTGTACGACGTCGTCGACGGATCGTTGCGGCGCACCAAGGCGATCGAGACGGACATCTCTGGCGATGCCACCGAGATCCCTGAGGCGGTCGGTGTCAGCGCAACCCTGGTGCTGATCAACGACGACGACCTGAGCTATGCCAAGGTGCGGCTCGACGCCACCTCGCTCAAGACCGCGCACGAGCACCTCGCGACCATCGAGTCGCCGTTGTCACGCGCACTCGTCTGGACCTCGCTCTGGAATGCCACCCGCGACGCCGTGCTGCCTGCGGCGGACTTCCTCGACATCGTGACCGCCCAGGCGAGCCGCGAGCCCGACTCGGCCTTGATGGGGACCGTGCTGACGAATGCAAAGTCGGCGATCGAGAGCTACCTGCCCGTGGCCCAGCGCGACGCGGCCCGCACGCGGCTCGTCGAGACCTGCGCCGCGGGTCTGGCTGCAGCTGCCCCGGAGTCGGACGCCCAGCTGATCTGGGCGCGGCACCTCACCTACGCAGCGTCGACCTCCTCGGACGGCGTCGACGCCGTGCGCGGGCTCCTCGATGGGAGTGCCGCCCCGGACGGACTGTCCGTCGACGCCGACCTGCGCTGGAACGCCTGGGCCTCGCTGGCCGCGCAGGACGCCGCAACGGCGCAGGAGCTGAGCGGTGCTCTGGCTGCGGACGACACCATGACGGGTCGGACGGCGTACGTCCTCGCCCTCGCCAGCCGTCCGACGGCGGACGCCAAGGCGGCCGCCTGGGACAAGGCGACCACGGATGACACAGTCACCAACGACCATCTGCGATCGCTGGTCCAGGGCTTCAACCACGCCAGCGGCGATCCGGCTCCGGAATACGTCGAGCGCTACTTCGCCTCAATCGGCGACTGGTGGGGCTCGCGGACGATGGTGATGGCCTCGATCCTGGCGCGCGGGCTGTTCCCGGGCGGCTCGCTCAGTGAGGGTCAGGATCCCGCCGAGCACCCCGTCGTACGAC